The following coding sequences lie in one Arabidopsis thaliana chromosome 3, partial sequence genomic window:
- a CDS encoding secretion-regulating guanine nucleotide exchange factor (unknown protein; Has 75 Blast hits to 75 proteins in 23 species: Archae - 0; Bacteria - 0; Metazoa - 0; Fungi - 0; Plants - 53; Viruses - 17; Other Eukaryotes - 5 (source: NCBI BLink).): MLKRTDKWKSSHGSRIHQFGLVFVVGIFLVVVLLFCFSGKNQSTKMQLPKQISNNVKPELQSQPTLEIQNETQLIWTIPNSPKAVLFIAHGCHRKASDFWDKSSDCPQCTGLPEERILMRFALARKFAVLTVSSTGTCWTFGKEKTIVGSIIKSWVEKHKLERLPLVALGASSGGYFVSALATEMQFSSIVLMIAEGVFDQISISKQYPPTLFVHMPKDVYRQQKIREFLEGLRMEGIDAAEIECLDLPISPDFLADRIPGLDSDVSAKLFKLFRDKGFVDEKGYMKRDGRRTPWKQALSGYKISLEQSLITPVEEELNLAYAYHEMTSLQSDQIFSWFESHMS; the protein is encoded by the coding sequence ATGTTGAAGCGTACTGACAAATGGAAATCTTCGCATGGATCTCGAATCCATCAATTCGGACTTGTTTTCGTTGTTGGGATCTTCCTGGTGGTGGTTctgttattttgtttcagtGGCAAGAATCAGAGCACGAAAATGCAACTACCGAAACAGATCTCTAACAATGTCAAGCCCGAATTGCAATCTCAGCCAACATTAGAGATTCAGAACGAGACTCAATTGATATGGACGATACCAAATTCACCAAAAGCAGTTCTGTTTATAGCTCATGGTTGCCACAGGAAAGCTTCAGACTTTTGGGACAAATCTTCAGATTGTCCTCAATGTACTGGCCTACCAGAGGAGAGGATTCTTATGCGATTTGCCCTAGCTCGAAAGTTTGCTGTTTTAACTGTATCTAGCACTGGAACATGCTGGACATTTGGGAAGGAAAAAACGATTGTTGGAAGTATAATAAAATCGTGGGTCGAGAAGCATAAGCTCGAAAGACTTCCGCTTGTTGCGTTAGGGGCTTCATCTGGTGGCTACTTTGTCTCGGCTCTTGCAACAGAAATGCAGTTTAGTAGCATTGTGCTTATGATTGCTGAAGGAGTCTTTGATCAAATTAGTATCAGTAAACAGTATCCGCCTACTCTGTTTGTGCACATGCCTAAAGATGTGTATAGACAACAAAAGATTAGAGAGTTCTTAGAAGGTCTTAGAATGGAAGGTATTGATGCTGCAGAGATTGAATGCTTGGATTTGCCGATTTCTCCGGATTTCTTGGCAGATAGGATTCCAGGTCTTGATTCAGATGTCTCGGCCAAACTATTTAAGTTGTTTCGAGACAAGGGATTTGTTGATGAGAAGGGATACATGAAACGTGATGGACGGAGAACACCGTGGAAACAAGCTCTTAGTGGCTACAAAATATCACTGGAGCAAAGTTTGATTACTCCTGTTGAGGAAGAACTGAATCTTGCATATGCATATCATGAGATGACGAGCTTGCAGTCTGATCAAATATTCAGCTGGTTTGAATCGCATATGAGCTAA
- the MTPA2 gene encoding metal tolerance protein A2 (metal tolerance protein A2 (MTPA2); FUNCTIONS IN: efflux transmembrane transporter activity, zinc ion transmembrane transporter activity, inorganic anion transmembrane transporter activity; INVOLVED IN: response to zinc ion, zinc ion transport, detoxification of cobalt ion, detoxification of zinc ion; LOCATED IN: plant-type vacuole membrane, vacuole; EXPRESSED IN: 16 plant structures; EXPRESSED DURING: 6 growth stages; CONTAINS InterPro DOMAIN/s: Cation efflux protein (InterPro:IPR002524); BEST Arabidopsis thaliana protein match is: zinc transporter of Arabidopsis thaliana (TAIR:AT2G46800.2); Has 9971 Blast hits to 8160 proteins in 2151 species: Archae - 138; Bacteria - 5614; Metazoa - 2175; Fungi - 680; Plants - 377; Viruses - 8; Other Eukaryotes - 979 (source: NCBI BLink).): MVTPKLHLDLSLTKKVSYLFVSRQTLYRLSSSCLASLFLSFDAFLIARSCFFFQMKDHIHEHDHMVQICGEVSSGETSLVGIKKTCGEAPCGFSDAKTSSIEAQERAASMRKLLIAVLLCAIFIVVEVVGGIKANSLAILTDAAHLLSDVAAFAISLFSLWASGWKANPQQSYGFFRIEILGALVSIQMIWLLAGILVYEAIVRLNNGSGEVEGSLMFAVSAVGLLVNIAMAILLGHDHGHGHGHSHDNGHGHSHDHGHGIAATEHHHDSGHDESQLSDVLIEQKKQRNVNIQGAYLHVLGDSIQSVGVMIGGAIIWYKPEWKILDLICTLVFSVIVLGTTIGMLRNILEVLMESTPREIDPTMLEKGVCEIEEVVAVHELHIWAITVGKLLLACHVKIRPEAEADMVLDKIIDYIKREHNISHVTIQIERQ; the protein is encoded by the coding sequence ATGGTGACACCCAAATTACATCTCGATCTCTCTCTTACAAAAAAGGTATCTTACTTGTTTGTCTCTAGACAAACACTATATCGTCTTTCTTCCTCCTGTCTTGCGTCcttatttctctcttttgatgcGTTTTTAATTGCAAggagttgttttttttttcagatgaAAGACCATATTCATGAGCATGACCACATGGTTCAGATTTGTGGGGAAGTTTCATCAGGAGAAACAAGCTTGGTGGGCATCAAGAAGACATGTGGAGAAGCGCCTTGCGGATTCTCAGATGCCAAGACCAGTTCAATAGAAGCTCAAGAGCGTGCAGCATCAATGAGAAAGCTATTAATAGCTGTTCTTCTCTGTGCCATTTTCATAGTTGTAGAAGTCGTTGGAGGAATCAAGGCCAACAGTCTTGCGATTCTCACAGATGCAGCTCATCTGTTATCTGATGTTGCAGCCTTTGCAATATCTTTGTTCTCGCTCTGGGCTTCGGGATGGAAGGCAAACCCTCAGCAATCTTATGGGTTTTTCAGAATAGAGATTCTTGGTGCTCTTGTCTCCATTCAAATGATTTGGCTTCTTGCTGGTATCTTGGTTTATGAAGCCATTGTTAGACTTAACAACGGTAGTGGTGAAGTGGAGGGATCTCTTATGTTTGCTGTCTCTGCAGTTGGCTTACTTGTGAACATTGCAATGGCTATTCTGTTAGGTCATGACCATGGTCATGGTCATGGTCATAGTCATGACAATGGTCACGGTCATAGTCATGATCATGGCCATGGAATAGCCGCAACCGAGCATCATCATGACTCTGGTCATGATGAATCACAACTATCTGATGTCTTAATCGAGCAAAAGAAGCAGCGTAATGTAAATATTCAAGGGGCTTATCTTCACGTGCTGGGAGATTCGATACAGAGCGTAGGAGTGATGATAGGAGGAGCAATCATATGGTATAAGCCGGAGTGGAAGATCCTTGATTTGATATGCACATTGGTTTTCTCTGTGATTGTGTTAGGGACAACAATTGGGATGCTTAGGAACATTCTAGAGGTTTTAATGGAGTCAACACCACGAGAGATTGACCCGACAATGCTTGAAAAGGGAGTGTGTGAAATTGAAGAAGTGGTGGCTGTTCATGAGCTTCACATTTGGGCGATTACTGTCGGCAAACTTTTGTTGGCATGTCATGTTAAAATCAGACCTGAGGCAGAGGCAGATATGGTTTTGGACAAGATTATCGATTACATTAAGAGGGAACACAACATTAGTCACGTGACTATTCAGATCGAACGTCAATGA
- the MTPA2 gene encoding metal tolerance protein A2 (metal tolerance protein A2 (MTPA2); CONTAINS InterPro DOMAIN/s: Cation efflux protein (InterPro:IPR002524); BEST Arabidopsis thaliana protein match is: zinc transporter of Arabidopsis thaliana (TAIR:AT2G46800.2); Has 35333 Blast hits to 34131 proteins in 2444 species: Archae - 798; Bacteria - 22429; Metazoa - 974; Fungi - 991; Plants - 531; Viruses - 0; Other Eukaryotes - 9610 (source: NCBI BLink).) encodes MVTPKLHLDLSLTKKMKDHIHEHDHMVQICGEVSSGETSLVGIKKTCGEAPCGFSDAKTSSIEAQERAASMRKLLIAVLLCAIFIVVEVVGGIKANSLAILTDAAHLLSDVAAFAISLFSLWASGWKANPQQSYGFFRIEILGALVSIQMIWLLAGILVYEAIVRLNNGSGEVEGSLMFAVSAVGLLVNIAMAILLGHDHGHGHGHSHDNGHGHSHDHGHGIAATEHHHDSGHDESQLSDVLIEQKKQRNVNIQGAYLHVLGDSIQSVGVMIGGAIIWYKPEWKILDLICTLVFSVIVLGTTIGMLRNILEVLMESTPREIDPTMLEKGVCEIEEVVAVHELHIWAITVGKLLLACHVKIRPEAEADMVLDKIIDYIKREHNISHVTIQIERQ; translated from the exons ATGGTGACACCCAAATTACATCTCGATCTCTCTCTTACAAAAAAG atgaAAGACCATATTCATGAGCATGACCACATGGTTCAGATTTGTGGGGAAGTTTCATCAGGAGAAACAAGCTTGGTGGGCATCAAGAAGACATGTGGAGAAGCGCCTTGCGGATTCTCAGATGCCAAGACCAGTTCAATAGAAGCTCAAGAGCGTGCAGCATCAATGAGAAAGCTATTAATAGCTGTTCTTCTCTGTGCCATTTTCATAGTTGTAGAAGTCGTTGGAGGAATCAAGGCCAACAGTCTTGCGATTCTCACAGATGCAGCTCATCTGTTATCTGATGTTGCAGCCTTTGCAATATCTTTGTTCTCGCTCTGGGCTTCGGGATGGAAGGCAAACCCTCAGCAATCTTATGGGTTTTTCAGAATAGAGATTCTTGGTGCTCTTGTCTCCATTCAAATGATTTGGCTTCTTGCTGGTATCTTGGTTTATGAAGCCATTGTTAGACTTAACAACGGTAGTGGTGAAGTGGAGGGATCTCTTATGTTTGCTGTCTCTGCAGTTGGCTTACTTGTGAACATTGCAATGGCTATTCTGTTAGGTCATGACCATGGTCATGGTCATGGTCATAGTCATGACAATGGTCACGGTCATAGTCATGATCATGGCCATGGAATAGCCGCAACCGAGCATCATCATGACTCTGGTCATGATGAATCACAACTATCTGATGTCTTAATCGAGCAAAAGAAGCAGCGTAATGTAAATATTCAAGGGGCTTATCTTCACGTGCTGGGAGATTCGATACAGAGCGTAGGAGTGATGATAGGAGGAGCAATCATATGGTATAAGCCGGAGTGGAAGATCCTTGATTTGATATGCACATTGGTTTTCTCTGTGATTGTGTTAGGGACAACAATTGGGATGCTTAGGAACATTCTAGAGGTTTTAATGGAGTCAACACCACGAGAGATTGACCCGACAATGCTTGAAAAGGGAGTGTGTGAAATTGAAGAAGTGGTGGCTGTTCATGAGCTTCACATTTGGGCGATTACTGTCGGCAAACTTTTGTTGGCATGTCATGTTAAAATCAGACCTGAGGCAGAGGCAGATATGGTTTTGGACAAGATTATCGATTACATTAAGAGGGAACACAACATTAGTCACGTGACTATTCAGATCGAACGTCAATGA
- a CDS encoding F-box/RNI-like superfamily protein (F-box/RNI-like superfamily protein; CONTAINS InterPro DOMAIN/s: F-box domain, cyclin-like (InterPro:IPR001810), F-box domain, Skp2-like (InterPro:IPR022364), FBD-like (InterPro:IPR006566); BEST Arabidopsis thaliana protein match is: F-box/RNI-like superfamily protein (TAIR:AT1G52650.1); Has 1695 Blast hits to 1646 proteins in 25 species: Archae - 0; Bacteria - 0; Metazoa - 0; Fungi - 0; Plants - 1695; Viruses - 0; Other Eukaryotes - 0 (source: NCBI BLink).), with the protein MDGVSSLPNELLCHILSFLTTKEAALTSILSKRWRNLIAFVPNLYIDDTVFLHPEEGKRDRPEIIQSFMDFVDRILALQGNYPIKKCSLKCLTEVDSVRVDAWISNVLARGVTDLDLLIILDCESDDNYRLSPKCLQSSTLVSLKIDGGIDIARVDNFDILLLALPALEELALVDVIWKDEDDYPLVNMKNLFDARIIFMLQLPGAREPDDDHWFDQNVALRYSNVWKLFLGLQNVPNLYLSPDTLKVLSLYCESMPVFKNLKSLAIKSGKERGWQAIPVLLRNCPHLETLVIEGVLHNVTDKCGDACDCISREDKGRSLTSCPVKMLEIRGFRGTMKEMTMMKHFLDYFLCLKAMNIYVEENDPTELRFPEVSKCIMQMMEEYNKLSSCNVELLVTDYFYFSEKWTAKGRIL; encoded by the exons ATGGATGGTGTTAGCAGTCTACCAAACGAGCTTCTTTGTCACATATTGTCCTTCCTTACCACAAAGGAGGCTGCTTTGACTTCTATTCTCTCCAAGAGGTGGCGCAATCTCATTGCATTTGTTCCTAATCTTTACATTGATGACACTGTGTTTCTCCATCCAGAAGAGGGTAAGCGGGATAGGCCCGAAATTATACAGAGCTTCATGGATTTTGTGGATAGAATACTGGCTTTGCAGGGTAATTATCCCATTAAGAAATGCTCCCTCAAGTGTTTAACCGAGGTTGATTCAGTTCGTGTGGATGCTTGGATAAGTAATGTGTTGGCGCGTGGTGTTACGGACCTTGATCTATTAATCATCTTGGATTGTGAGAGTGATGATAACTATCGGCTgtctccaaaatgtctccagAGCAGCACACTAGTTAGCCTGAAAATAGACGGTGGAATTGATATTG CTCGGGTTGATAACTTtgacattcttcttcttgctttgcCTGCACTTGAGGAATTAGCCCTGGTTGATGTAATCTGGAAAGATGAGGAT GATTACCCACTAGTTAATATGAAAAACTTATTTGATGCTCGAATCATCTTCATGCTACAACTCCCGGGAGCTAGAGAACCAGATGATGATCATTGGTTCGACCAAAACGTTGCTCTCAGATATAGCAATGTGTGGAAACTCTTTCTTGGCTTACAAAATGTTCCAAATCTTTACTTGTCTCCTGATACTCTCAAG gTGCTTTCTCTATATTGTGAATCGATGCCGGTGTTCAAAAACCTCAAATCATTAGCTATTAAGAGTGGCAAGGAACGAGGTTGGCAGGCAATCCCAGTTCTTCTAAGGAACTGTCCACATTTAGAAACTCTAGTCATTGAG GGTGTCTTGCACAATGTCACAGATAAATGTGGGGATGCTTGTGACTGCATTTCTAGGGAGGACAAAGGTCGTTCGCTGACATCTTGTCCAGTAAAAATGTTAGAGATTCGAGGGTTTAGAGGAACAATGAAAGAGATGACAATGATGAAGCATTTCTTGGACTATTTTCTGTGTCTGAAGGCGATGAACATCTATGTTGAAGAGAATGATCCTACAGAGCTCAGATTCCCTGAAGTGTCTAAATGTATCATGCAGATGATGGAAGAATACAACAAGTTATCGAGTTGCAACGTCGAACTCCTTGTGACTGATTACTTTTACTTCTCTGAGAAGTGGACTGCAAAAGGAAGAATTCtctga
- a CDS encoding haloacid dehalogenase (HAD) superfamily protein (haloacid dehalogenase (HAD) superfamily protein; FUNCTIONS IN: catalytic activity; LOCATED IN: chloroplast; EXPRESSED IN: 24 plant structures; EXPRESSED DURING: 15 growth stages; CONTAINS InterPro DOMAIN/s: HAD-superfamily hydrolase, subfamily IIIA (InterPro:IPR006549), Protein of unknown function DUF2010 (InterPro:IPR019001), HAD-superfamily phosphatase, subfamily IIIA (InterPro:IPR010021); Has 1169 Blast hits to 1165 proteins in 593 species: Archae - 0; Bacteria - 976; Metazoa - 0; Fungi - 84; Plants - 42; Viruses - 0; Other Eukaryotes - 67 (source: NCBI BLink).) has translation MAASTTSYYPIPKSFLLSPPRHKRNPNLISCSTKPICSPPPPSSSSSSPLQTTTTHRSQKQNLRLPTFEDSFLLYQFSSPTEDPGFSNRIPEQFDGEPRELVLPRVEDNNKGLAISSNMWWADLKAALGQRINIEGIVSSVSVVVKDRQFVLPHVSVKDLRYIDWEVLKRKGFKGVVFDKDNTLTAPYSLAIWPPLRPSIERCKAVFGHDIAVFSNSAGLTEYDHDDSKAKALEAEIGIRVLRHRVKKPAGTAEEVEKHFGCTSSELIMVGDRPFTDIVYGNRNGFLTVLTEPLSRAEEPFIVRQVRRLELALLKRWLRKGLKPVDHSLVSDITQFVKVPSDL, from the exons ATGGCTGCCTCCACTACTTCCTACTACCCAATCCCCAAAAGCTTccttctttctcctcctcgTCAcaaacgaaaccctaatctcaTCTCCTGCTCCACCAAACCCATTtgctctcctcctcctccttcgtcttcttcttcgtctcctcTGCAAACGACGACAACCCATCGAAGCCAAAAGCAGAATCTGCGTCTACCCACGTTTGAAGATTCGTTTCTTCTTTACCAATTTAGCTCTCCCACCGAAGACCCAGGATTCTCTAACCGGATCCCGGAACAATTCGACGGAGAGCCACGCGAATTGGTGTTGCCGAGAGtagaagacaacaacaaaggGTTGGCAATTTCGTCGAACATGTGGTGGGCAGATCTGAAAGCGGCTCTTGGGCAACGAATCAATATTGAGGGTATCGTTTCTTCGGTCTCCGTTGTTGTTAAAGATCGTCAATTTGTTCTTCCGCATGTTTCTGTGAAAGATTTAAGATACATTGATTGGGAAGTGCTGAAGAGAAAGGGCTTCAAAGGTGTAGTGTTTGATAAAGATAACACTCTTACGGCTCCTTATTCTCTAGCGATTTGGCCACCATTACGTCCTTCCATTGAGCGGTGTAAAGCCGTTTTTGGCCATGACATCGCCGTGTTTAGCAATTCCGCTG GGCTCACGGAATACGATCATGATGATTCGAAAGCTAAAGCATTGGAGGCTGAAATAGGAATTAGAGTGTTGAGGCATA GAGTGAAGAAGCCTGCAGGAACTGctgaagaagttgagaaacACTTTGGTTGCACATCTTCAGAGCTAATCATG GTGGGTGATCGACCTTTCACAGATATCGTTTACGGGAACAGAAACGGATTTCTAACCGTATTAACCGAGCCTTTGAGTCGAGCTGAGGAGCCTTTCATTGTTAGACAG gtGAGGAGATTAGAGTTGGCCTTGTTGAAACGTTGGTTGAGAAAAGGTTTGAAGCCTGTGGATCATAGTTTGGTATCAGATATAACACAGTTTGTTAAAGTTCCATCAGATTTGTAA
- a CDS encoding haloacid dehalogenase (HAD) superfamily protein, with protein sequence MQTPSMAASTTSYYPIPKSFLLSPPRHKRNPNLISCSTKPICSPPPPSSSSSSPLQTTTTHRSQKQNLRLPTFEDSFLLYQFSSPTEDPGFSNRIPEQFDGEPRELVLPRVEDNNKGLAISSNMWWADLKAALGQRINIEGIVSSVSVVVKDRQFVLPHVSVKDLRYIDWEVLKRKGFKGVVFDKDNTLTAPYSLAIWPPLRPSIERCKAVFGHDIAVFSNSAGLTEYDHDDSKAKALEAEIGIRVLRHRVKKPAGTAEEVEKHFGCTSSELIMVGDRPFTDIVYGNRNGFLTVLTEPLSRAEEPFIVRQVRRLELALLKRWLRKGLKPVDHSLVSDITQFVKVPSDL encoded by the exons ATGCAGACCCCATCGATGGCTGCCTCCACTACTTCCTACTACCCAATCCCCAAAAGCTTccttctttctcctcctcgTCAcaaacgaaaccctaatctcaTCTCCTGCTCCACCAAACCCATTtgctctcctcctcctccttcgtcttcttcttcgtctcctcTGCAAACGACGACAACCCATCGAAGCCAAAAGCAGAATCTGCGTCTACCCACGTTTGAAGATTCGTTTCTTCTTTACCAATTTAGCTCTCCCACCGAAGACCCAGGATTCTCTAACCGGATCCCGGAACAATTCGACGGAGAGCCACGCGAATTGGTGTTGCCGAGAGtagaagacaacaacaaaggGTTGGCAATTTCGTCGAACATGTGGTGGGCAGATCTGAAAGCGGCTCTTGGGCAACGAATCAATATTGAGGGTATCGTTTCTTCGGTCTCCGTTGTTGTTAAAGATCGTCAATTTGTTCTTCCGCATGTTTCTGTGAAAGATTTAAGATACATTGATTGGGAAGTGCTGAAGAGAAAGGGCTTCAAAGGTGTAGTGTTTGATAAAGATAACACTCTTACGGCTCCTTATTCTCTAGCGATTTGGCCACCATTACGTCCTTCCATTGAGCGGTGTAAAGCCGTTTTTGGCCATGACATCGCCGTGTTTAGCAATTCCGCTG GGCTCACGGAATACGATCATGATGATTCGAAAGCTAAAGCATTGGAGGCTGAAATAGGAATTAGAGTGTTGAGGCATA GAGTGAAGAAGCCTGCAGGAACTGctgaagaagttgagaaacACTTTGGTTGCACATCTTCAGAGCTAATCATG GTGGGTGATCGACCTTTCACAGATATCGTTTACGGGAACAGAAACGGATTTCTAACCGTATTAACCGAGCCTTTGAGTCGAGCTGAGGAGCCTTTCATTGTTAGACAG gtGAGGAGATTAGAGTTGGCCTTGTTGAAACGTTGGTTGAGAAAAGGTTTGAAGCCTGTGGATCATAGTTTGGTATCAGATATAACACAGTTTGTTAAAGTTCCATCAGATTTGTAA
- a CDS encoding haloacid dehalogenase (HAD) superfamily protein, whose protein sequence is MQTPSMAASTTSYYPIPKSFLLSPPRHKRNPNLISCSTKPICSPPPPSSSSSSPLQTTTTHRSQKQNLRLPTFEDSFLLYQFSSPTEDPGFSNRIPEQFDGEPRELVLPRVEDNNKGLAISSNMWWADLKAALGQRINIEGIVSSVSVVVKDRQFVLPHVSVKDLRYIDWEVLKRKGFKGVVFDKDNTLTAPYSLAIWPPLRPSIERCKAVFGHDIAVFSNSAGLTEYDHDDSKAKALEAEIGIRVLRHRVKKPAGTAEEVEKHFGCTSSELIMVGDRPFTDIVYGNRNGFLTVLTEPLSRAEEPFIVRQVGFYLLFLNCTLWFTDSGEVST, encoded by the exons ATGCAGACCCCATCGATGGCTGCCTCCACTACTTCCTACTACCCAATCCCCAAAAGCTTccttctttctcctcctcgTCAcaaacgaaaccctaatctcaTCTCCTGCTCCACCAAACCCATTtgctctcctcctcctccttcgtcttcttcttcgtctcctcTGCAAACGACGACAACCCATCGAAGCCAAAAGCAGAATCTGCGTCTACCCACGTTTGAAGATTCGTTTCTTCTTTACCAATTTAGCTCTCCCACCGAAGACCCAGGATTCTCTAACCGGATCCCGGAACAATTCGACGGAGAGCCACGCGAATTGGTGTTGCCGAGAGtagaagacaacaacaaaggGTTGGCAATTTCGTCGAACATGTGGTGGGCAGATCTGAAAGCGGCTCTTGGGCAACGAATCAATATTGAGGGTATCGTTTCTTCGGTCTCCGTTGTTGTTAAAGATCGTCAATTTGTTCTTCCGCATGTTTCTGTGAAAGATTTAAGATACATTGATTGGGAAGTGCTGAAGAGAAAGGGCTTCAAAGGTGTAGTGTTTGATAAAGATAACACTCTTACGGCTCCTTATTCTCTAGCGATTTGGCCACCATTACGTCCTTCCATTGAGCGGTGTAAAGCCGTTTTTGGCCATGACATCGCCGTGTTTAGCAATTCCGCTG GGCTCACGGAATACGATCATGATGATTCGAAAGCTAAAGCATTGGAGGCTGAAATAGGAATTAGAGTGTTGAGGCATA GAGTGAAGAAGCCTGCAGGAACTGctgaagaagttgagaaacACTTTGGTTGCACATCTTCAGAGCTAATCATG GTGGGTGATCGACCTTTCACAGATATCGTTTACGGGAACAGAAACGGATTTCTAACCGTATTAACCGAGCCTTTGAGTCGAGCTGAGGAGCCTTTCATTGTTAGACAGGTTGGTTTTTATCTCCTCTTCCTTAACTGTACACTTTGGTTTACTGATTCAGGGGAAGTAAGCACATAA